The Arcobacter sp. F2176 DNA window TTATTTTTTCTTTTTTATTTTCAACTTCTTTATGCATTTTCCCATCTTCTAAGGCTGGTAGAAGTGGTTTTCCTTGTGCATTTTGTTTTTCTAAGGTTTGTTTATTTTCTGGGAAAACTTTTTGTTCTATTGATTGTATTTCTTCATTTTTTTCTTTTAAATTAGGTTCTTTTTTTTGAGAATCTATTGGATGAATGTATTCATTTTCAAACTCTTTATTGTACTCTTCAAATTTATCGGCTTTGGTATCTTTAGAAGTTTTATTATACTCTTCAATAATATTATCAATATTATTTTCTTTTGCATGCTTTATTTTTTCTTTTTGTATTTTTGTTGATTCATTTATTTTATCATTATGATTTTTTAAAAGAATAAAATATGCTGCTAAGGTTATAAGTAAAGAAGATAGTAATAATGCTAAAAACTTATTTACAGTAGAAATTTTATAGGTTTTTTTACTAGGTTTTTTACGTCTTTGAGGTTTTCTTTTCGCCATTAAGTTAGAATATCAAAGTAAGGTATTAAACCTTACTTTAAAATTAGTTTTTATTTAAGTCTACGATTTTGCTTGAAGAAATCCAAGGCATCATTTTTCTTAATTTATTACCAGTTTGCTCAATTAAAGAAGCTTTTGCATTAGCTCTTTCAGCATTCATTCTTGGGTATCCAGCTTGACCTTCTAAGATGAAATCTTTTGCAAATCTACCATCTTGAATCTCTTTTAAGATTTCTTTCATTGCTGCTTTACTTTCAGCATTGATAACTCTTTTTCCAGATACATAATCACCGTATTCAGCAGTATTAGAAATAGAATATCTCATATCAGAAATTCCACCCTCATACATTAAGTCAACGATTAATTTTAACTCATGTAAACATTCAAAATATGCCATTTCTGGTTCATATCCAGCTTCAGTTAAAGTTTCAAATCCAGCTTGAACTAAAGACACAGCTCCACCACATAATACAGCTTGCTCTCCAAAAAGGTCAGTTTCTGTTTCATCTTTAAATGTAGTTTCAATAATACCAGTTCTTCCACCACCAATAGCTGATGCGTAAGCTAGTGCTACTTCTTTTGTATCTCCACTTGGATTAGTTTCAACAGCAATAAGGTCAGGAATTCCTCCACCTTTTGTGAATTCATTTCTAACTGTATGACCTGGAGCTTTAGGAGCAATCATCATTACATTTGTTTTTGCATCAGGAATAATTCTTCCATAATGAATATTAAAACCATGTCCAAATGCTAAATAAGCACCATCTTTAAGGTTTGGTTTAATTTCTGAATAATAAATTTCAGATTGATTTTCATCTGGTAATAAAATCATTACAACATCAGCACCAGTTGTTGCTTCTGCAACTGTTTTTACAACAAAACCTTTTGCTTCTGCTTTAGCCCAAGAACTCCCACCTTTTCTTAGTCCAATAACAACTTCAACTCCAGAATCTCTTAAGTTCTCAGCGTGAGCATGCCCTTGTGATCCAAAACCTATCATTGCTACTTTTTTTGATTTGATTAGTTCTATATTACAATCTTTATCATAGTAAACATTTATTGCCATTAAATAATCCTTTAAAATAATTTTTGAGGATTATATCAAAAGTAACCTAAATGTAAATAAAAGAGTTATATAATGTATACTTAAATAAAAGAAAATTAGGATAAGTTTTGATTCAAACTATTTTTAGAAAAGTTATATCTGGCAGTGAAGATTTTGCAGAAAATGAAAAAGAGTATTTAGTGCCATTTATAAAAGATGATATTGTAAGTTATGAAGATGGCATTTATAAACTTAATTCAAAGTATAGAGTGGGAATTGTAAAAATAAAAAATAAATTTGCTTTTTTGAGTGACTTGGATAATGAGCACAAAAATTTAAAACTGGATATAGATGATTTGAAAGGTGCTTATAATAATGACTTAATTTTGGTAAAAAGAGTATTTAATCCAAGATCTTCATTTAAAGCAAAAGTTGAAAAAGTATTATATACCCATGCAACTTCACTATTAGTTTATGTAAATGAAGGTGAAGTATTTAGTGTAAAAGAGGGAATAAAGTTAGAACTTAAAATAGATTTTAGCTCTTTTACAAATGGAAATATTTATGTGATAAATAGTAAAACATTTGAAATAGAAAAAGATGTTGGAAATATACAAGATCCAAAAGTTGATCAATTTATTTCACTGTTTTTATATGATGAACTTATAAGATTAGAAAAGCATTTAGATGTTGATGCAAAGATGAATGATACAAATGAAAGAGTTGATTTAACAGCTTTGCCATTTACAACTATAGATCCTGCAAGTGCAAAAGACCATGATGATGCTATTTATTTTGATGTAAAAGAAAATACACTTTATGTGGCTATTGCTGATGTTTCATACTTCGTAAAAGAGAATAGCGAACTTGATAAACAAGCCTTACAAAAATCAACTTCTATTTATCTTCCAAATAAAGTTTTACCTATGCTTCCTCCAAGTTTAAGTGAAGAGATGTGTTCACTTAAAGAGAATGTTGACAGATATTCTTATGTTTTTAAAATATATTTAGACAAAGATTATGAAATAATCAAATCAGAACTTTTTGAAGCCATTATTAAATCACATAAGAAATTCTCTTATGGAAGGATTGATAGGGTAATAGAAGGACACTTGGATAAATATAGCGAAACAGAAAAAGAGATTTTTGATTATTTGATTCCTTTGTATGATATTACTAAAAAAATTAGAGCAAAAAGATTACAAAAAGGTTATGATTTTATAAGTAAAGAGTATAGACAAAAATTAAATCACAATTTAGAATTAGAAGGAATCTCTGTAGAAGAATCAACGGCCTCTCACCAACTAATAGAAGAGTGTATGTTAATGGCCAATATTGAAGCAAGTAAAAAACTAAGCAATGTGGGAATTTTTAGAATTCATGAAGAACCATCTTTTCAATCTTTATCAAAACTAGTTGATGAGGTAAATTTACTTGGAATAAAAGCAGAAGTAAAATCATCTGTTCATGAGACAATTACTGATATTCAAGCAAGAGCAAAAAATAGTGTTTTGATAGAAGAGATAAATGATTTGATAATAAAGTCCCAATCACAAGCAAAATATTCATCTAAAAACTTAGGTCACTTTGGTTTGGGCTTTGATTCTTATTCACACTTTACAAGTCCTATTAGAAGATATTCAGATTTAGTTCTTCATCGAATGTTAAAAACTAAAAAAGCACCTGCAATTATTGATGATATATGTGAACACATATCTGCAAATGAGAGAAAAGTAGATCAACTTGTTTGGGATTATGAAGATAGAAAATATGCTAGATGGGCAAAAAATCATATTGGAGAAGAGTTCAAAGCTCAAATAGTAGATATAGAAAGAGGAATTGCTAAATTTTATAAAGATATGCCAGGACTTAGAATTCATCTAGATAACTACAGAGGTGAAAAACTTTTTCTTAAAATAAAAATAACAATAAAATCAAGTGATTTGATTAGTAAAAATATAGTTGGAACAATAAAAAATGTATAAAAATGAGTTTGATGGATTGTTAAGAGCAAATAAAGAATTCTCTGCATATATGTTTTATGGGCAAAGTGATTATTTAGTAGAAAAGTATGCAAATCTTGTAGCAACAGGTGTTTCAGCTGGAGAAGAGATAGAAAAAGTCTATTTTGATGATTTTGATTTTAAATATGTAAAAAATAAACTTTTACAATCATCTCTTTTTGCAAGTAGAAATATCTTGCTTATAAAATTAAATAAAAAATTAAATAAAAATGAGACTACAGAATTAATAGAGGCTTGTAATATAAATAAAGATTCAAAAGTGATATTTGCTTGTATGGGAGATGGTGATTTTAAAACAATGGGTGGATATTTTACAAGTAAAAATAATAGTGTAAGTGTAAGAATGTTTACTCCATATCCAGGAGAAGCTATTCAAATACTTGAAAGTGAAGCTAGAGCATTAGGTTTGAAGTATGAAGTATCTGCATTAAACCATTTGTATTTTATGCACAGAAATGATTTAAATTTGAGTGTAAACGATTTAAAGAAATTATCTATATTAAACGAAGAATCTATCTCTTCAAAACTTGTAGAGCTACACTGTTTTGGAATAGGGTCTGTTTCTTTAGAAGATTTTTTGTTTAATTTATTAAGTGGACAATTAATAAAAAGAGATTTGCACTTTTTACTTGAAGAGGGAATGAATGAAATAAATTTATTAACTCAAATTGGAGCTTTTTTACATCAACTTTTTATGATAAGTTCATATTCAAGGACAATTGGAACTCCAAATGCAAAAGAGATACTAGGATATATTCCTCCACAAAATATTTGGGAAAAGAAGACAAAACTAGCCATAAAAATAAAACCAGAACTCTTTTTAGAGTTGTTTAATTTCTTAAATGATTTGGAATTAGATTTAAAAAGTTCAAAAATTCCAGACCATAATGCATATATTCAAGCAAGTCTAAGAAAATTTTCAGACAAACTTAGATAAAATCTCAGACTTTACAAAAACCTTGCTGATATTTTTAATAATACCGGCGAAAACTAAAAGGAGAATGAATGTCAAGAATAAAACATTATGAAACAATGTTTATTGTAAAGCCTACAATGACTGAAGAAGAAACTGTAGCACAGATTGAGTTGGTGAAAGCTAACATTGAGAAAAATGGTGGAGAAATTGTATCTTTTGATGATATGGGAACTAGACAACTAGCTTACGAAATTGAAAAACATAAAAGAGGTCATTACTATGTAATGTACTTTAAAGCACCAACAACTTCTATCTTAGAATTAGAAAGAAATTATAGAATTAATGAAAACATCATCAGATTTATTTTCATTAAATATGAGAGTAAAAAAGAAGTTACTGCTTGGACAAAACTAAGTGATGAAGCAGCTAAAAAGTCTGCTTAAGGCATAATTTTATAAAAGGAGCCGTAAATGTATAATAAAGTAGTTATGATAGGAAATCTTACACGAGATATTGAATTGAGATATTTACCAAGTGGTGCAGCAATAGCAAAAGGTGCAATTGCAACATCTTATAATTATAAGACTAGTACTGGTGAAAAGAAAGATGAAGTTTGTTTTTTAGATTTCAATATTTTCAATAGAAGTGCTGAGGTTGCCAATCAATATTTACGAAAAGGCTCTAAAGTATTATTAGAAGGAAGACTTGTTTTTGAGCAATGGACTGCACAAGATGGAACTAACAGAAGTAGAC harbors:
- the ilvC gene encoding ketol-acid reductoisomerase, producing the protein MAINVYYDKDCNIELIKSKKVAMIGFGSQGHAHAENLRDSGVEVVIGLRKGGSSWAKAEAKGFVVKTVAEATTGADVVMILLPDENQSEIYYSEIKPNLKDGAYLAFGHGFNIHYGRIIPDAKTNVMMIAPKAPGHTVRNEFTKGGGIPDLIAVETNPSGDTKEVALAYASAIGGGRTGIIETTFKDETETDLFGEQAVLCGGAVSLVQAGFETLTEAGYEPEMAYFECLHELKLIVDLMYEGGISDMRYSISNTAEYGDYVSGKRVINAESKAAMKEILKEIQDGRFAKDFILEGQAGYPRMNAERANAKASLIEQTGNKLRKMMPWISSSKIVDLNKN
- a CDS encoding RNB domain-containing ribonuclease; this encodes MIQTIFRKVISGSEDFAENEKEYLVPFIKDDIVSYEDGIYKLNSKYRVGIVKIKNKFAFLSDLDNEHKNLKLDIDDLKGAYNNDLILVKRVFNPRSSFKAKVEKVLYTHATSLLVYVNEGEVFSVKEGIKLELKIDFSSFTNGNIYVINSKTFEIEKDVGNIQDPKVDQFISLFLYDELIRLEKHLDVDAKMNDTNERVDLTALPFTTIDPASAKDHDDAIYFDVKENTLYVAIADVSYFVKENSELDKQALQKSTSIYLPNKVLPMLPPSLSEEMCSLKENVDRYSYVFKIYLDKDYEIIKSELFEAIIKSHKKFSYGRIDRVIEGHLDKYSETEKEIFDYLIPLYDITKKIRAKRLQKGYDFISKEYRQKLNHNLELEGISVEESTASHQLIEECMLMANIEASKKLSNVGIFRIHEEPSFQSLSKLVDEVNLLGIKAEVKSSVHETITDIQARAKNSVLIEEINDLIIKSQSQAKYSSKNLGHFGLGFDSYSHFTSPIRRYSDLVLHRMLKTKKAPAIIDDICEHISANERKVDQLVWDYEDRKYARWAKNHIGEEFKAQIVDIERGIAKFYKDMPGLRIHLDNYRGEKLFLKIKITIKSSDLISKNIVGTIKNV
- the holA gene encoding DNA polymerase III subunit delta, whose amino-acid sequence is MYKNEFDGLLRANKEFSAYMFYGQSDYLVEKYANLVATGVSAGEEIEKVYFDDFDFKYVKNKLLQSSLFASRNILLIKLNKKLNKNETTELIEACNINKDSKVIFACMGDGDFKTMGGYFTSKNNSVSVRMFTPYPGEAIQILESEARALGLKYEVSALNHLYFMHRNDLNLSVNDLKKLSILNEESISSKLVELHCFGIGSVSLEDFLFNLLSGQLIKRDLHFLLEEGMNEINLLTQIGAFLHQLFMISSYSRTIGTPNAKEILGYIPPQNIWEKKTKLAIKIKPELFLELFNFLNDLELDLKSSKIPDHNAYIQASLRKFSDKLR
- a CDS encoding single-stranded DNA-binding protein, yielding MYNKVVMIGNLTRDIELRYLPSGAAIAKGAIATSYNYKTSTGEKKDEVCFLDFNIFNRSAEVANQYLRKGSKVLLEGRLVFEQWTAQDGTNRSRHSLRVDNMKMLDSKSDSQNGANTGYEGEYSQPQTQQPSSNQYNQPQQPAQNNYAQGGIKTTTENSSYKIPEIDIDEDEIPF